In the Arachis stenosperma cultivar V10309 chromosome 8, arast.V10309.gnm1.PFL2, whole genome shotgun sequence genome, GTAATTTTGCATAAGTTAAATTTATGTGGACTTGagtaacataaattaaagtttttacagaatgacaaacaaaattttataaaaaatatgtatgaacaaaattgattaaaaaaatcatatcaaCAATGAATACTAGAAATTTCATAGAAACTTAAATTTATGTTATTCAAAGCattatgaatttattttattttaaattatatttttaacacctttgacataatttttaaaaaaataacctTAAATGTATACATTAAAACTTAGTACTCTTTTTATTATAGGTTGCTAGTAtgcctttttttttaatataatttaatcttAATAATGAAATTATAagttttttttaagttaatatttaaccggatttaatttaaattaaaatattaaaagtaaaagtagCCTATATACATAAATTGTGCCAGGGTGAGAAGGGTCCATTGTGTGTAAATCGTGGCAGCCCAATGAGGTTTAGCCCGACAACATGTTAAACCTATCAGTCCGGACGATTTACGTTTTCCTTTTAACTCTAGGGACCCTGGCACGATTTACCCTTTCTTTCCCTTACCAGATCATGCATTAATCGTTCCAGGCTGAAATGGTGTACGTTTTATTTAATCCCACACAGTCTAGGACGAATTATATAATCATAGGAAGAGGGTAATGACGTTGCATATCTCATTTCAGGGGAACCCATTAAATTTGGGTTctacaaaatttatttaagtaaGAAACCCTTCAATTTATGTCTATCATACGTCTTCACTGATGGGATTTTGGAGGTGTCCCTTTTATTTCTATTGCTGCCACCATCCCTTTATTGTTCGTAGCCCTAAGGGAACCCGTAGCTGTTGTAGGTGCAAGCTGTTAAATGCATCAACATTTTCATTAAGATGTCCTTGGCTGTTTATAGTTAGATAGTGGTATTGTTATACGGAAGAGGTTCTGAAATTCTCTGCAGCtaatggatttttctgtcaCACTGATTCATAACTCAGCAATAAATATTATTGAATTTTCCTAAATACTTTCAGAATATGAAGTCATCTAAAAACCCAAACTTGTGTGTATGTTGAAACAGAATATCCTGTGTTGTAACTTTGAGACGAGTTATGCCATTGGCAATGTTCTTAAAATTTAGCAGTCGAGAAACTATGTAACCCTTGCGGATTGGTGTTAGTAATCATTGGCTGCTGTAGTGATTAGGAGTGCAATTGCAAAGTTCATCTGTAACAGGGCTGTTATGATAGGGTTATGAACGTATTTCAGGTTGAGGTGTTGTTTGTAATATTTCATGGAAAATATAATAGGATTAGAACTCAACATGAGATTTCCTTGTCGTGATCGAAATAATTTCATTCATATGTGAGAACTTGAATCTGAAGCTCCTTTTTTCGCATTTGTTACTCATGATAGAGGAAGATCTTTGAGGACATTTCTTGAAGGGAATATCTATTCGTGAGGGAAACGGATGTCCCGGGCTTATGATGTAGTTGATTTTGCATAAGACGTTAGGGTGTTGTCCGTTACAGTGGTGTGTTCATGGTTGTTTGGCTTTTTAGAATCTGCAGTATAATTTGTGAAGAAGTTTCATGGGCGGAGTGGTTGACTGTAACCTGTTGCACACTTTCATGTTTTCAGGCTAGAACTGTGAACCGATAAGTCCGATGGATTTCAATGGGATTTTTGGAGCTGAATTGGAAGAGTCGGATGACAACAGCTCCGATGGAGACCGTGGCTGTTATTATGCGAGTGACGAAGAAGGGGACGAGGATGAAGGTGACCCAACAGGATGCAGAGAAGATGAAAATGGTAACCTCTCAGGTGGTGCCAGTCATGCCGGGGATGATGGGAAAAGTCGTCCAGTTGTCGCAGAGGATTTTATGGGCAGAGAGTTTGTCGGGGAGGAGGATGCCTATCTTGCTTACAAGGAGTTTGCTAGAATGAGGGGTTTCGGGGTCCGCAAGGGCGATGTGGGGCGTGTCGACGGGGTTTTGGTCAGGAGAGACTTTTTCTGCCATCGACAGGGCACAAGACATGCTAAGCACTATGATCGTCCTGAGCGAGTTAGGGAGGAGAGGTTGGAGAGTCGAACCGACTGCAAGGCGAAGTTGAAGATTTTCTATGATGTGCAACGCAGTGTGTGGAAGGTCAGGAGCATCTTCGATGAGCACAACCACGAGCTTGCTCCGGCCATGTTTTCACACCTCGTACCTAGCCATCGCTCGATGAGTGATGGTGACAAAGCACAAGTTGATAGCATGAAGCAATTGGTATACCAACTGCGAAGATAATGGCTTACATGGCTGGTCAATCTGGAGGGTATGGAATGCTGCGATTTACAAAGCGTGATTTGTATAATTATATACATGGTCAAAGGCTGGCCCGAATCAGTGATGGCGATGCTGCAGCAACGATCAGTTACTTGGAGGGCAAGGCGAATGCCGACATGACGACTGTAGCACATTACACGCGAACTGCCGATGATCGGCTGGGGAGCCTTTCTGGGTCGACGGTGAAATGATGACCGACTATCAGTTATTTGGTGATGTTATGGCCTTTGATTCGACGTATCGGTCTAATAAGTACAAGAAACCGCTTGTAGTGTTCTCTGGGTCAAATCACCATAAACAGACAACCATTTTTGGATTTGCGCTCCTGGAGGATGAGGAAGTTCGTACTTACCGGTGGCTGCTGTTAAATCTTGTAGATGTAATGGGAGAGAAGACTCCGTGTGTTGTTGTCACGGATGGGGACAAAGCGATGCGCGCAGCCATCGCGGAGGTGTTCCCGGCAGCAAGGCACGGCTGTGGTGGTGGCACTTGGAGAAAAACTGTGTTCAACGGGTAAGGATACGGAGTTCCGAAAGGTTTTTAAGAAGGCTATGTATGCGAACTTCGAGGTGGAGGACTTCGAGGAATATTGGAAGACGGCGGTGGAGTCACTTGGCCTACAAAATAATAGTTGGGTTCAACAAACATACGAGGTTAAAGAAAGTTGGGCAACAGCATATCTCCGGGGCACTTTCTGTGCGGGATACCGAACAACCTCAAGGTGTGAGGGGATTAATGCATACATAAAGGGGTTCCTGAAATCCACTGATAGCATTTTGGAGTGGTGCACAGCTTAGATCGCGTTGTAAAGGTTTATCGAAACAACGAAGTCACGGCGCAGTTCTATTCTACGTACTACAGCCCCGTGTTAACAACCGGGCTTGACTCTATCGAGCTTTTTGCATCGAAGCTGTACACTCGAGCAGTTTTAGAGAGGTCAAGAAACAAATCAGGGGTGTTGCAACCTTGCTGTTTCGTGGGAGAGACAGCATCAGCACCACGGTTGTCTACAAGTTTTCAAGGATGGGCGCGCCTGGTAGGATTCACAAGGTTTATTCGACCCAGATGACAAGAAAATTCAGTGCGACTGTTCGATGTGGAATAGTGAGGGTATTCCATGTAGTCACATATTCTGCCTGATGAAGTACGAGGGTTTGGAACAAATACCGGACAGCCTTATTGTGAGAAGATGGTGCAAGGATGCAAAGGATTCCAGACGGATGCCGGTGACAATGAGACCTGGAGATGAAGGTCGCATGCTTAGGTATGCCGCACTTTCTTCGGCCACAAGCTTGGTCGCAACACTTGGTTCGGATGAGCGTGAAGACTTCGAATTCGCTAAGGAGAGCATCGCGAGTCTAATAGATAAGCTACGTCACAGAGTTTATGAAAGGGCAGGTGGTCAGCCAGGTATGTCGGGGTGGAAAGCGATGAAGGACCCGGTTGTGGCAAGAACAAAAGGTGCCCCTAAGAGGAAGAAGGAGTTCGACCAATGTAGTCAACCCCGACGTGCGAGGGAAGAGGCGTTGCTGCACCAAATGTGGCACACCGGGCATACCAAGAGGACATGCAGCAGGGTACTGTGCACGAGGGTGTCCGGGATTGGTAATGGGGTCTCCCCACGGATGGCAACGGTTCGCATGACGGCCCTGCAGCCGCTTCAGCGTCTCTTCCGACCGAGCTCGGTCGTATGAGGTAATATAAGGAAACATCATTAGGCCCAAATGAATGTTGCTTCTCAGGTTTCACCTCTGTGTGAAATTGTGGAATTAGTTTCCTGGATCAGATCACACCGCAAACCTTAGTGTTGTTTACACTGAAATATTTAGGTAGATGCTTATTTTTGAGTATATTGCATGTTATTCCCTGAGTTAAAGGACCATCTGTGATGTTATTTGTGGGTAGGAATTGccttattttttagtatattgcATGTCATTTGAGTAATGTATCTGATTGGAACGGTGGTATATCTTGAGATAAGTAAAGAAATTAAGGTAGAAATGTTAACTCGTTCTAAGTGAACATGAAAATGGGAGATTTTGCTGTATCCTACTTGTTGAAACTTAATTACATGTATTATTTTGGGCCTAGCGGATTATATTTTTCACAGAATCTAAAATAGCATACATGCTTGCAGGATCAAACCTCGGGGTCACGGCGAAGCTGGTCTGAATAACGTGTCTACCTCAGCGGCAAATACATCCTCCATGGTGAGTCGGAGAGGTAGTCCATGTTGGCGTCCTCCGTTTTCTGGCGGGGGAAGTGGGGGGAACTTCTTCCTTGGGGGCCAACACATCCACCAATTCTATGCATCCCAACCTTGCTCCGGGGCACCAAAGCGATCCGCCGCCGCACGCCGGGCACGGGAGTATGTCAACTCCGATGAGGGCTATGAATGAGGACTTGTTTGAACGGTGGTGCTCCAGGTACGGGGTTCTCCTGAGATGTACTCCAATATTTTGTCTTTGGATGTATTAGCAGCTCGGACCTGTCCACTAAACCATGTGCCTTTTCATGTTGAACAGAATGTGATGGGTCGTCGCTCGTCGAGCAATATGCAGGGGGGATTTCCCACGCGTGGAACTTGATGTTAAGCTGGGGGATAACACATACGAATACTTTGTGTCTTGCAAAAAGTTATTATTTTCGGTAAGGTCTGTCTTGCTAAGTGGAAGCTGCAGATTTCACTAGTGTGCTCTGTTTTCTGATTTATTGTAACTACATTTCTAGTGTCTTGCTGGTGACAAATTGAAGATTATTTGAGGTTTTAGTTGggtttgtttaattttgtctccGGAAATAGCTTGGCCTATACTCAGTTTCTCACTATGTTCGTAGCTCCCATTGTCTGCATAATTATGGCCAGATGATGTTATTTGCTTCGTTGATGAAGATGGAGAATCTGCTTTCTTAGTAGAAGGACTGGCTGCTGAAGGCTTGTCTGAGTTCCTGTAGGCTTTGAAGTTGAACTTGTTTGAGTAAATTTAGGCTCTGAACTTGAATGAATTTCTTGGTGTGCTATTGGAATATCTTAGCTGGGTTGCATAGATGTCTTTTTTTTGGTAAAATGCATCGATGTCCTTTTTGTGCTGACATTATTGGGTATTAATGTTTGGGCTTCCATGGAACAAATCCATTTAGCATGTACTGTTGCAACGGGCCATGAGCAAAAGCTAGGTCGGATGGGCCACGTATAAGGTTCATTTTATTTTGGGGCTTTTTTGGCGGGTCCCATAATGTCAAGCAAGGGTCCGAGGATGCGNNNNNNNNNNNNNAATTTTATTTGGATATCTCAtacaaaaagatctttttatctatcaattatatttgcgtataacaatataaaagtattttttgtttttattacatgaaaaagatgttttttttcTAGTACTCTACTTTTGCTACTAAAATTTTGACAAACacgctaaaaaataaaaaaaaaatcttttttttatttaaaaatattttttttatcaagatAATAACGGCCAAACAAGCATTTAACTACGTCCAAACAAGCACTTAACAGATGTATTATAGTTATAGTCGTCATATTGAGCAGTATAGAGGAGTGGAAAGTGAATCAGATTTACCTTAAGCTCCACACCGGACTCTAGACGTGAGCGCACCCCAACAATTGATGTTGAACGCTGCACTCCCTCAGAAGCACCCATGAGAAAAATTGCATCCACGATCTGTGTCAATCGTTTGCACATTCAAAAGTACCACCAACAACAGAAACTGATCAAGCAATCTTATCTGGGACAAGTCAGTTTGCTGTCATACTTGCATTTTCTACTTAGTGGTGGTAGGAACCTTGGGGAAGTGAAGAAAGGAGTCTTTGGATCATAGAATTCAAATTTTGGAGGCTGCAAATGATGACATATATGAAAATTTAGTAGCGTTTTCTTTCTGAGCTCGGGAACCTGTATgtaaaatattacttttttctTAACACTGTTATCAAGCTGTCTTATCATCAAACTTGGAATTTAGTTTTCTGAATTGTGAAACATTCCAAGTTCGGACTTTATAATCACCCACCCCACTTAATTCTAGTCGAATTTATTACCATGGAAATAATCAGTTAATGaggaaaaattagaagaaatcAAAGGATAGTTTTTAACAAACCTGCTCTGTAAGGGCCAAATTTGCGTCGAAGAAGGACTTTATAGTTCCAATATCTCCCAGTAATCATTAACAAATAGCCTGAGAATGAAAGCAGACATTAAGCTACTGCTAAACATAatgtaagattttaaaaagaataaaaattaaattattcccTTACTACTGGACATTGTGATCTTTCACCAGCAGATGGGATTATTTCAGATCCAAAGTCATTGCACGAAGAACAGCTCCATCTTAGTAGTTTCAGGAGGGTTTCAGTTCTAAAGACATAG is a window encoding:
- the LOC130944437 gene encoding protein FAR1-RELATED SEQUENCE 11-like — its product is MDFNGIFGAELEESDDNSSDGDRGCYYASDEEGDEDEGDPTGCREDENGNLSGGASHAGDDGKSRPVVAEDFMGREFVGEEDAYLAYKEFARMRGFGVRKGDVGRVDGVLVRRDFFCHRQGTRHAKHYDRPERVREERLESRTDCKAKLKIFYDVQRSVWKVRSIFDEHNHELAPAMFSHLVPSHRSMSDGDKAQVDSMKQLVYQLRR